One segment of Natronosalvus halobius DNA contains the following:
- a CDS encoding HD domain-containing protein — protein MSDLDSESGEGSESDYESQVREAFPELEAIADDDLREQVIEAWTLALERGGWQDIHDVPYAWNIHEVDNVEHVRGTTKVALESAEIQREFHGADPDEDVLVAACLLHDVGKCYEYVDFVDDDLVDPDPTYCSEEIPHSISGYALAHEVGCPLAVQRAIPHFLGEVPTRTLEAELVKSANSASSNAITQATMGITLKEWVAEYSQTTK, from the coding sequence ATGAGCGACCTCGACTCGGAGTCCGGCGAGGGCTCCGAATCCGACTACGAGAGCCAGGTCCGCGAGGCCTTCCCCGAACTCGAGGCCATCGCGGACGACGACCTCCGCGAGCAGGTGATCGAGGCGTGGACGCTAGCGCTCGAGCGCGGGGGCTGGCAGGATATCCACGACGTTCCCTACGCCTGGAACATCCACGAGGTCGACAACGTCGAGCACGTCCGCGGGACGACGAAAGTCGCCCTCGAGTCCGCTGAGATCCAGCGCGAGTTCCACGGCGCCGACCCCGACGAGGACGTCCTGGTCGCGGCCTGTCTGCTCCACGACGTGGGCAAGTGCTACGAGTACGTCGACTTCGTGGACGACGATCTGGTCGACCCCGATCCGACCTACTGCAGTGAGGAGATTCCCCACTCGATCTCGGGGTATGCGCTGGCCCACGAGGTGGGCTGTCCGCTCGCGGTTCAGCGGGCGATCCCGCACTTCCTCGGGGAGGTGCCGACCCGGACGCTCGAGGCGGAACTGGTCAAGAGCGCCAACTCGGCGAGTTCGAACGCGATTACCCAGGCGACGATGGGGATTACGCTGAAGGAGTGGGTGGCGGAGTACTCCCAGACGACGAAGTAG
- a CDS encoding EthD domain-containing protein → MYKHVALLVRRDDLSHEEFVDYWQNEHTPIARDIEGVVRYQTVLPTEPEHAEFDGLAELYFETLEDLHDALGSSGSRDYDPTKEVAAEARADVDNFLDLEGRPRFIGEEIVQKDETDGDTTGLYKHSAFLVRQEGMTHEEFVDHWQNEHTPIAREIEGVARYATVLPADPENAEFDGIAELYFEDLEALYDALGSEGSRDYDPDRGKAKEAREDVDNFLAIEERPRFIGQETLQVDRTDGD, encoded by the coding sequence ATGTACAAACACGTCGCGTTGCTGGTCCGGAGAGACGACCTCAGCCACGAGGAGTTCGTCGACTACTGGCAGAACGAGCACACGCCCATCGCCCGCGACATCGAGGGCGTCGTCCGCTACCAGACCGTGCTCCCCACCGAACCCGAGCACGCCGAGTTCGACGGCCTCGCCGAACTCTACTTCGAGACGCTCGAGGACCTCCACGACGCGCTCGGTAGCTCCGGCTCCCGGGACTACGACCCGACGAAGGAGGTCGCCGCCGAGGCCCGTGCGGACGTAGACAACTTCCTCGACCTCGAGGGTCGCCCCCGATTCATCGGCGAGGAAATCGTCCAGAAAGACGAGACCGACGGGGACACGACGGGCCTGTACAAGCACTCGGCGTTCCTCGTCCGCCAGGAGGGCATGACCCACGAGGAGTTCGTCGACCACTGGCAGAACGAACATACGCCGATCGCCCGCGAGATTGAGGGGGTCGCCCGCTACGCGACCGTCCTCCCCGCCGATCCCGAGAACGCGGAGTTCGACGGCATTGCTGAACTCTACTTCGAGGACCTCGAGGCGCTCTACGACGCCCTCGGGAGCGAGGGCTCGCGCGACTACGATCCCGACCGCGGCAAGGCGAAGGAGGCCCGCGAGGATGTGGACAACTTCCTCGCCATCGAGGAGCGCCCGCGCTTCATCGGTCAGGAGACGCTGCAGGTCGACCGGACGGACGGAGACTGA
- a CDS encoding flagellin, whose protein sequence is MARTALVHLVLFIAVVSVATLAVGVLVTESGLYADALEDESDRERAVLETELTIVNDPESGATYDGNGTTTVYVKNVGGKTLEPSDLEVVLDGEYVTAPETRVVDGDRWREGTVLEVTIDRPLERGDHRVAVSLDEAWATLEFAHRVVFWLDSQPPATCSADECTVNASEETLTLTMGTDPVEEGVDVTYSLNDSADENVTLERTTGTTDAGGENATVLDFSPLANEISVSESVLVTVDAGWDTQTLVVRIESEG, encoded by the coding sequence ATGGCCCGTACCGCCCTCGTCCACCTCGTCCTCTTCATCGCGGTCGTGAGCGTCGCCACCCTCGCCGTCGGCGTGCTCGTCACCGAATCCGGCCTCTACGCGGACGCCCTCGAAGACGAGAGTGACCGCGAGCGCGCCGTCCTGGAGACCGAACTGACGATCGTCAACGATCCCGAGTCGGGCGCGACCTACGACGGGAACGGAACGACCACGGTGTACGTCAAGAACGTCGGCGGAAAGACCCTCGAGCCGAGCGACCTGGAGGTCGTCCTCGATGGCGAGTACGTCACCGCACCCGAAACCAGAGTCGTCGACGGCGACCGCTGGCGCGAGGGGACGGTCCTCGAAGTGACGATCGACCGCCCGCTCGAGCGGGGCGATCACCGCGTCGCCGTCTCCCTCGACGAGGCGTGGGCGACGCTCGAGTTTGCCCACCGCGTCGTCTTCTGGCTCGACAGCCAGCCACCCGCGACGTGTTCGGCCGACGAGTGTACCGTCAACGCCAGCGAGGAGACCCTGACGCTGACGATGGGAACCGATCCCGTCGAGGAAGGCGTCGACGTGACCTACTCGCTGAACGACTCCGCGGATGAAAACGTGACGCTCGAACGCACCACGGGGACGACGGACGCAGGCGGCGAGAACGCCACCGTACTCGACTTTAGCCCGCTGGCCAACGAGATCAGCGTCTCTGAATCGGTGCTGGTGACCGTCGACGCGGGCTGGGATACGCAGACGCTGGTCGTCCGGATCGAGTCCGAGGGGTGA
- a CDS encoding NOG1 family protein gives MIFEDLPTTPTSEELIDKAFSRASRAGRAQKGLDAQQSMLQTAANILSDNLENVVTSWPDFEYDVHPFYEELADAIVDVDRLRQSLSEVMWASRKTREIHQEYQPRLRKTDVDTARKYRKQAFARLADIVEQVDDELRYINDSRNDLRDLPEINPEEPTIVVAGYPNVGKSSFVNAVTNARGETASYPFTTRGIGLGHFTSDHIRHQIVDTPGLLDRPPQERNEIESQAVSALEHLGDCVLVFVDASEACGYPIADQLELRDAIAEQFADLPVFTVCNKADRSRDVEADFYMSVETGENVDAVLEAAVDAIGYEPELPSRDR, from the coding sequence ATGATTTTCGAAGACCTTCCGACCACGCCCACGTCGGAAGAGCTGATCGACAAGGCGTTCTCCCGGGCCTCACGGGCCGGTCGGGCCCAGAAGGGACTCGACGCCCAGCAGTCGATGCTCCAGACGGCGGCGAACATCCTCTCGGACAACCTCGAGAACGTCGTCACCTCCTGGCCTGACTTCGAGTACGACGTCCACCCGTTCTACGAGGAACTGGCCGACGCCATCGTCGACGTCGACCGCCTCCGCCAGAGCCTCTCGGAGGTGATGTGGGCCAGCCGAAAGACCCGCGAGATCCACCAGGAGTACCAGCCGAGGCTGCGCAAGACTGACGTCGACACGGCCAGGAAGTACCGCAAGCAAGCGTTCGCCCGCCTGGCGGACATCGTCGAGCAGGTCGACGACGAACTGCGCTACATCAACGACTCGCGCAACGACCTACGGGACCTGCCCGAGATCAACCCGGAGGAGCCGACCATCGTCGTCGCCGGCTACCCCAACGTCGGCAAGTCCTCGTTCGTCAACGCCGTCACCAACGCCCGCGGCGAGACGGCTTCCTACCCGTTCACGACGAGGGGTATCGGCCTGGGTCACTTCACCAGCGATCACATCCGCCACCAGATCGTCGACACGCCGGGGCTGCTCGACCGGCCGCCACAGGAGCGAAACGAGATCGAGTCCCAGGCCGTCAGCGCCCTCGAGCATCTGGGCGACTGCGTCCTCGTCTTCGTCGACGCCAGCGAGGCGTGTGGCTACCCGATCGCAGACCAACTCGAGTTGCGCGACGCCATCGCCGAGCAGTTCGCGGACCTGCCGGTGTTCACCGTCTGTAACAAGGCCGACCGCTCACGCGACGTCGAGGCCGACTTCTACATGAGCGTCGAGACCGGCGAAAACGTCGACGCGGTGCTCGAGGCCGCCGTCGACGCCATCGGGTACGAGCCGGAGTTGCCGTCTCGAGATCGCTGA
- a CDS encoding DUF5518 domain-containing protein — protein sequence MTDWHAAGIGFLTIVVLSVFGVVAPGLGQLTAGLVGGFVAGYLAGGGLGSGFWHGLLAGSLGGIIAGVILALVVAVAGFALGPVGAAISSAAGVGIFLVALVLAIVMALESAVAGALGAVLNP from the coding sequence ATGACCGACTGGCATGCAGCCGGAATCGGCTTCCTCACGATTGTCGTTCTGAGCGTCTTCGGCGTCGTCGCCCCCGGCCTCGGCCAGCTGACCGCGGGACTCGTCGGCGGGTTCGTCGCAGGCTACCTCGCCGGCGGCGGCCTCGGCTCCGGGTTCTGGCACGGCCTGCTCGCTGGCTCGCTCGGGGGCATCATCGCCGGTGTAATCCTGGCGCTCGTCGTCGCCGTCGCGGGCTTCGCGCTCGGTCCCGTCGGCGCCGCCATCTCGAGCGCCGCTGGCGTGGGGATATTCCTCGTCGCCCTCGTCCTCGCCATCGTCATGGCGCTCGAAAGCGCCGTCGCGGGGGCACTCGGGGCCGTGCTCAATCCCTGA